One window of Bacteroides sp. AN502(2024) genomic DNA carries:
- a CDS encoding zinc-dependent metalloproteinase lipoprotein produces MKTRFIFLLLLLWMLIGCSDSNSDSATLEISPSTFDDISPEGSTIKISITCNSSWKTISNQNWCIPNLQNGNNNGELVLTIHANNTSEERSAIVTIIAKKTNKTIKITQSPSTSTTGEYHYKLPVIFHVLYKDPANRNQYVDKGRLAQIINACNLRYKNKIYQNESHNISQDMNLEFVMATEKPDGTALKEAGVERIKWEETLPMSCEQFMNGEDKSRAKKYAEMLWNPNVYINIFVYPFSESDILGIAHLPYRLSSYPLDGLNNGDYYLSHEVEYPHCVSINSSYIYVNSNNEYYHTTDVYNTLTHELGHYLGLHHAFSEDEDNTDLCEDTDYCTDTPTYNITKYTEWIDGIGDLNKYSLDKLCTRTNCEGGTFISRNIMDYAFCYSDQFTFQQRKRIRHVLSYSPLIPGMKKYTSADTRSLSCDEQPPIQFRY; encoded by the coding sequence ATGAAAACAAGATTTATATTCCTGCTCCTATTATTGTGGATGCTAATAGGGTGTAGTGATTCAAATTCGGATTCAGCAACTCTAGAAATTTCCCCATCTACATTTGATGATATCAGTCCGGAAGGAAGCACAATAAAAATATCTATCACATGCAACTCTTCTTGGAAGACGATCAGTAATCAAAATTGGTGTATTCCCAACCTGCAAAATGGTAATAACAACGGAGAACTCGTTTTGACCATACATGCCAATAATACTTCCGAAGAAAGAAGTGCGATTGTTACTATTATAGCCAAAAAAACAAATAAAACTATAAAAATAACTCAATCCCCTTCTACAAGTACAACCGGCGAATATCATTACAAGTTACCCGTCATATTTCATGTTCTTTACAAGGACCCCGCCAATAGAAATCAATATGTAGATAAAGGTCGCCTTGCCCAAATCATTAACGCATGTAATTTGCGATATAAAAATAAAATATATCAAAACGAAAGCCATAATATCAGTCAGGATATGAATCTTGAATTTGTGATGGCAACCGAAAAACCGGATGGAACTGCTTTAAAGGAAGCTGGTGTTGAACGAATAAAATGGGAGGAAACTCTTCCTATGTCTTGCGAACAATTCATGAATGGAGAAGACAAAAGTCGAGCCAAGAAATATGCGGAAATGCTATGGAATCCGAACGTATATATCAATATCTTTGTATACCCGTTTAGCGAAAGCGATATTTTAGGAATAGCACATTTACCTTATCGTTTATCGTCATATCCATTAGATGGCCTAAACAATGGAGATTATTATTTAAGCCATGAGGTGGAATATCCCCATTGTGTCTCTATTAATAGTAGCTATATTTATGTAAACAGTAATAATGAATACTACCACACGACTGACGTTTACAATACTCTTACACATGAATTAGGACATTATCTTGGACTACATCATGCCTTTTCTGAAGATGAAGATAATACTGATTTGTGTGAAGATACTGATTATTGTACAGATACCCCGACCTATAACATTACCAAATACACAGAGTGGATAGATGGTATAGGTGATTTGAATAAGTATTCCCTCGATAAGTTGTGTACAAGAACGAACTGTGAAGGCGGAACCTTTATTTCGCGCAATATCATGGACTATGCTTTTTGTTACTCAGACCAATTTACATTCCAGCAACGTAAGCGTATCCGCCACGTATTATCTTACAGTCCTCTTATTCCCGGAATGAAAAAATACACATCAGCAGATACCCGCTCATTGAGCTGTGACGAACAGCCGCCTATACAATTTAGATATTAG
- a CDS encoding biotin--[acetyl-CoA-carboxylase] ligase — MMPSPEIFPVPLIHISETNSTNSYLQSLCSKQKVEELTVVVADFQTSGRGQRGNSWESAPGKNLLFSTVIFPEFLEARRQFLISQIVSLAIKEELDTYTTDISIKWPNDIYWKEKKICGILIENDLMGRNISQSIAGVGININQETFHSDAPNPVSLYQITGNQYDIFEVLRNIMIRIRSYYCQLQENDTSFVAQYEKSLFRKKGMHRYKDASGEFLARIVCVEPEGRLILEDEMLNKRGYMFKEVEYLLK; from the coding sequence ATGATGCCCTCCCCTGAAATATTCCCGGTTCCATTGATTCATATCAGTGAGACTAATTCTACCAACAGTTATCTGCAGTCTCTCTGCTCTAAACAGAAAGTGGAAGAACTCACTGTCGTAGTCGCCGACTTCCAGACTTCCGGTCGCGGACAACGTGGCAACTCTTGGGAATCAGCTCCCGGTAAGAATCTTCTTTTCAGCACCGTCATCTTCCCGGAGTTTCTGGAAGCGCGACGCCAGTTTCTCATTTCACAAATTGTATCTTTAGCCATTAAAGAAGAACTGGATACCTATACCACCGATATCTCCATCAAATGGCCGAACGATATTTACTGGAAAGAGAAAAAGATATGCGGTATATTGATAGAAAACGACTTGATGGGGCGAAATATCAGCCAGAGTATTGCCGGGGTTGGGATCAACATTAATCAGGAAACGTTTCACAGTGATGCCCCCAATCCTGTTTCATTATACCAAATTACAGGAAATCAATATGATATCTTTGAGGTATTGAGGAATATTATGATACGCATCCGATCTTATTATTGCCAACTTCAAGAGAATGACACCTCATTTGTAGCCCAATATGAGAAATCGCTTTTCAGAAAGAAAGGAATGCACCGTTACAAAGACGCCAGCGGTGAATTTCTTGCACGAATCGTTTGTGTAGAACCCGAAGGCAGATTGATTTTAGAAGATGAAATGCTTAACAAGAGAGGCTATATGTTTAAAGAGGTAGAATATTTACTGAAATAA
- a CDS encoding MmcQ/YjbR family DNA-binding protein, with product MNVETIREYCLNKKGTTESFPFDDVSLVIKVMDKMFALIDLEEANHIALKCDPEKAIELRERYAGIEGAYHFNKKYWNSVRFDSDVDDKLMKELIDHSYDEVIKKFTKKLRAEYDALP from the coding sequence ATGAATGTAGAAACTATCAGAGAATACTGCCTGAACAAGAAAGGAACTACAGAGTCTTTCCCTTTCGATGATGTATCACTCGTCATAAAGGTGATGGACAAAATGTTTGCTCTCATTGATCTGGAAGAAGCCAATCACATTGCACTGAAATGTGATCCGGAGAAGGCGATCGAACTTCGCGAACGTTATGCAGGAATTGAAGGAGCTTATCATTTTAATAAAAAATACTGGAATAGTGTTCGCTTTGACAGTGACGTAGACGATAAACTAATGAAAGAACTTATCGATCACTCTTACGATGAGGTAATCAAGAAATTTACTAAAAAGTTACGTGCAGAATATGATGCCCTCCCCTGA
- a CDS encoding YraN family protein: MAKHNDLGKFGENAAVAYLEQKGYLIRDRNWRKGHLELDIVAAKDNELIVVEVKTRSNTLFAQPENAVDLPKIRRTVRAADAYIRLFQIDTPVRFDIITIVGDEINFKVEHIEEAFYPPLY, encoded by the coding sequence ATGGCTAAACATAATGATTTAGGAAAATTCGGAGAAAATGCTGCCGTAGCTTATCTTGAACAAAAAGGATATCTTATTCGTGACCGGAACTGGAGAAAAGGACATCTCGAACTGGACATTGTAGCAGCAAAGGACAATGAGCTGATTGTGGTAGAGGTGAAAACCCGCAGCAATACCCTATTTGCCCAACCGGAAAATGCTGTTGATCTACCCAAAATAAGACGTACGGTACGCGCAGCGGATGCCTATATCAGATTGTTTCAGATTGACACTCCTGTACGCTTCGATATCATTACGATAGTAGGCGATGAAATAAATTTCAAGGTCGAACATATAGAGGAAGCATTTTATCCTCCTTTATATTAA
- a CDS encoding nucleoside deaminase yields the protein MLDDIYFMKQALIEAGKAADQGEVPVGAVVVCKERIIARAHNLTETLNDVTAHAEMQAITAAANVLGGKYLNECTLYVTVEPCVMCAGAIAWAQTGKLVFGAEDEKRGYQKYAGSALHPKTVVVKGVMAGECAALMKEFFAAKRK from the coding sequence ATGCTGGACGATATTTATTTTATGAAACAGGCTTTGATAGAGGCAGGCAAAGCTGCCGATCAGGGAGAAGTTCCTGTGGGGGCTGTTGTGGTTTGTAAAGAACGGATTATCGCACGTGCCCATAATCTCACAGAAACATTGAATGACGTAACAGCCCATGCCGAGATGCAGGCCATTACAGCTGCAGCCAATGTGCTTGGTGGTAAGTATTTGAACGAATGTACCCTGTATGTCACAGTTGAACCTTGCGTGATGTGTGCAGGAGCTATCGCTTGGGCACAAACCGGCAAGCTTGTATTTGGTGCCGAAGATGAAAAACGCGGCTATCAGAAATATGCCGGTTCGGCTCTACATCCTAAAACTGTGGTTGTAAAAGGAGTGATGGCTGGCGAATGCGCTGCACTCATGAAAGAGTTTTTTGCTGCGAAACGAAAATAA
- a CDS encoding DUF4834 family protein: MYILLFIFIFIITILVFGLSIISFILRTIFGFRRTNQQDHDQSNRRPMDEEDIYSENISKKRHKKIFTRDDGEYVDFEEIK, from the coding sequence ATGTATATACTTTTATTTATATTCATTTTTATCATTACCATTTTGGTATTTGGCCTTTCCATTATCAGCTTCATACTAAGAACGATTTTCGGATTCAGACGTACAAACCAACAGGATCATGACCAAAGTAATCGTCGCCCGATGGATGAGGAGGATATATATTCCGAGAATATTTCGAAAAAAAGACATAAAAAAATATTCACCCGAGATGATGGCGAATATGTAGATTTTGAGGAAATCAAATAA
- the pssA gene encoding CDP-diacylglycerol--serine O-phosphatidyltransferase, with protein MTNVIKNSIPNTVTCLNLFSGCIACVMAFETKYELALLFIAFSSIFDFFDGLLARMLNAYSIIGKDLDSLADDISFGVAPSLIVYSLFKEMYYPASMEFIAPYLPYLAFLISVFSALRLAKFNNDTRQTSSFVGLPVPANALFWASLVAGAHDFLISDNCHPVYLLILVCLFSGLLVSEIPMFSLKFKNLSWNDNKISFIFLIICIPLLIFLGISSFAIIIVWYILLSLFTRKSK; from the coding sequence ATGACAAATGTTATTAAAAACAGTATTCCGAATACCGTAACCTGCCTGAACCTTTTCTCCGGTTGTATTGCTTGCGTCATGGCTTTTGAGACAAAATACGAGTTGGCTCTACTTTTTATTGCTTTCAGCTCTATTTTCGACTTCTTCGACGGATTGCTGGCTCGTATGCTCAACGCATATTCCATTATCGGAAAAGATCTGGACTCATTGGCAGATGATATCAGTTTTGGAGTCGCTCCTTCACTGATCGTATACTCTCTGTTCAAAGAAATGTATTATCCGGCAAGCATGGAGTTCATCGCTCCTTACCTACCCTATCTGGCATTCTTAATTTCTGTTTTTTCAGCATTGCGCCTGGCCAAATTCAATAATGACACGCGACAGACCAGTTCTTTTGTCGGACTTCCGGTCCCTGCCAATGCGTTGTTCTGGGCCTCTTTAGTAGCAGGAGCACATGACTTCCTGATATCAGACAACTGCCATCCTGTCTACCTTCTTATACTTGTCTGCCTGTTTTCCGGACTACTGGTATCGGAAATACCGATGTTTTCGCTGAAATTTAAAAATCTTTCATGGAATGACAACAAAATCAGTTTCATATTCCTGATTATCTGTATTCCTCTCCTTATATTTCTGGGGATCAGCAGCTTCGCCATCATCATAGTATGGTATATTTTACTTTCACTTTTTACAAGAAAAAGTAAATAA
- a CDS encoding phosphatidylserine decarboxylase family protein produces MGRLKKLKKIRIHREGTHILWASFLLLLLINAALYWGIDCKIPFYVVAVTSIAIYLLMVNFFRCPIRLFGQDTEKIVVAPADGKIVVIEEVDENEYFHDRRLMISIFMSIVNVHANWYPVDGTIKKVAHHNGNFMKAWLPKASTENERSTVVIETPEGVEVLTRQIAGAVARRIVTYAEVGEECYIDEHLGFIKFGSRVDVYLPIGTEVCVSMGQLTTGNQTVIAKLK; encoded by the coding sequence ATGGGCCGACTAAAGAAATTAAAAAAAATACGGATTCACCGCGAAGGAACACATATATTATGGGCTAGCTTCTTGCTATTGTTATTGATTAATGCGGCTCTTTATTGGGGGATCGATTGCAAAATACCATTTTATGTAGTAGCAGTAACGAGTATAGCAATCTATCTGCTGATGGTGAATTTCTTTCGATGTCCGATCCGTCTCTTCGGGCAGGACACTGAAAAGATTGTCGTAGCACCCGCCGATGGAAAGATTGTCGTCATCGAAGAAGTCGATGAAAACGAATATTTCCATGACCGCCGGTTAATGATATCTATCTTCATGAGCATCGTGAATGTGCATGCCAACTGGTATCCGGTGGACGGTACCATTAAAAAAGTAGCACATCACAATGGAAACTTTATGAAAGCATGGCTGCCGAAAGCCAGCACAGAAAATGAACGTTCTACGGTAGTGATCGAAACTCCGGAAGGAGTGGAAGTGCTCACCCGGCAAATTGCCGGAGCAGTGGCACGCCGTATTGTCACCTACGCTGAAGTGGGAGAAGAATGTTATATCGACGAACACCTGGGATTTATCAAATTCGGTTCCCGTGTGGATGTGTATTTACCCATTGGCACAGAAGTATGTGTCAGCATGGGACAATTAACGACCGGTAACCAAACGGTTATCGCCAAACTTAAATAA
- the dnaE gene encoding DNA polymerase III subunit alpha — MQDFVHLHVHTQYSLLDGQASVARLVDKAMKNGMKGIAVTDHGNMFGIKEFTNYVNKKNSGPKGEVKDLKKRIAGIEAGTIECEDKEAEIAACKAKIVEAESKLFKPIIGCEMYVARRTMDLKEGKPDQSGYHLIVLAKNEKGYHNLIKLVSHAWTRGYYMRPRTDRSELEKYHEGLIVCSACLGGEVPKRITAGQLAEAEEAIQWYKNLFGDDYYLELQRHKATVPRANHECYPLQVNVNKHLIEYAKKFNIKLICTNDVHFVDEENAEAHDRLICLSTGKDLDDPTRMLYTKQEWMKTREEMNELFADMPEALSNTLEILDKVEYYSIDHAPIMPTFAIPEDFGTEEGYRAKFTEKDLFDEFTQDEHGNVVLSEEDAKAKIKRLGGYDKLYRIKLEGDYLAKLAFDGAKRLYGDPLTEEVEERMKFELYIMKTMGFPGYFLIVQDFINAARKELGVSVGPGRGSAAGSAVAYCLGITKIDPIQYDLLFERFLNPDRISLPDIDVDFDDDGRGEVLRWVTNKYGQEKVAHIITYGTMATKMAIKDVARVQKLPLTESDRLCKLVPDKIPDKKLNLPNAIAYVPELQAAEASSDPLLRDTIKYAKMLEGNVRGTGVHACGTIICRDDITDWVPVSTADDKETGEKMLVTQYEGSVIEDTGLIKMDFLGLKTLSIIKEAVENIRLSRNIEVDVDAIDISDPATYKLYSDGRTIGTFQFESAGMQKYLRELQPSTFEDLIAMNALYRPGPMDYIPDFIDRKHGRKPIEYDIPVMEKYLKDTYGITVYQEQVMLLSRLLADFTRGESDALRKAMGKKLRDKLDHMKPKFIEGGRKNGHDPKVLEKIWTDWEKFASYAFNKSHATCYSWVAYQTAYLKANYPSEYMAAVMSRSLSNITDITKLMDECKAMGIQTLGPDVNESNLKFTVNHDGDIRFGLGAVKGVGEAAVQSIMEERSKNGPFRGIFDFVQRVNLNACNKKNMECLALAGGFDSFPELKREQYFAVNSKGEVFLETLMRYGNRYQADKAAAVNSLFGGENIIDVATPEIPQGVERWSDLDRLNRERDLVGIYLSAHPLDEFSIVLEHVCNTHMADLEDKAALVGREITMGGIVTGVRRGVSKNGNPYGIAKIEDYSGSAEIPFWGNDWVTYQGYLNQGTFLYIKARCQARQWRKDELEMKITSMELLPDVKEDLVQKITIVIPLSVLNSALVTELATLTKEHPGNTELYFKVTDDADVTHMSVDLISRPVKLSVGRDLIRYLKERPELGFRIN; from the coding sequence ATGCAGGATTTCGTTCATTTACATGTCCATACTCAATATTCTTTGTTGGATGGTCAGGCTAGTGTAGCTCGTCTGGTCGATAAAGCCATGAAGAATGGGATGAAGGGTATTGCCGTGACCGACCATGGAAATATGTTCGGTATCAAGGAATTTACGAATTATGTCAATAAGAAGAATAGCGGTCCGAAAGGTGAAGTGAAGGACCTGAAGAAGCGAATTGCAGGAATTGAAGCCGGCACGATAGAGTGCGAAGATAAAGAAGCCGAGATTGCTGCCTGCAAAGCTAAGATCGTGGAAGCGGAAAGCAAACTATTCAAACCGATCATCGGTTGTGAAATGTATGTGGCACGGCGTACCATGGATCTGAAAGAAGGCAAGCCCGACCAGAGCGGTTATCACCTGATTGTATTGGCTAAGAATGAAAAAGGGTATCATAATCTTATTAAATTAGTATCGCACGCGTGGACACGCGGTTATTATATGCGTCCGCGTACTGACCGTAGCGAACTGGAAAAATATCATGAAGGACTTATCGTCTGTTCAGCCTGTCTGGGGGGTGAGGTGCCGAAACGGATTACTGCCGGACAACTTGCAGAAGCCGAAGAAGCAATACAATGGTATAAGAACTTGTTTGGCGATGACTACTATCTGGAGCTGCAACGCCATAAAGCGACTGTCCCCCGCGCCAATCACGAGTGTTATCCGTTACAGGTGAATGTGAATAAGCATCTGATAGAGTATGCCAAGAAATTCAATATCAAACTGATTTGTACGAATGACGTTCACTTTGTAGATGAAGAGAATGCGGAAGCGCACGACCGTCTGATCTGTTTGAGCACCGGTAAGGATTTGGATGACCCCACCCGTATGCTTTATACCAAACAGGAATGGATGAAGACACGTGAAGAGATGAACGAACTCTTTGCTGACATGCCCGAAGCATTGAGCAATACGTTGGAGATTCTTGACAAGGTGGAATATTATTCTATTGACCATGCGCCTATCATGCCTACTTTTGCTATTCCGGAAGATTTCGGAACGGAGGAAGGCTATCGGGCGAAGTTTACCGAAAAAGACTTGTTCGACGAGTTTACTCAGGATGAACATGGTAATGTGGTATTGAGTGAAGAGGATGCGAAAGCGAAAATCAAACGTTTGGGTGGTTATGATAAACTCTATCGTATTAAACTGGAAGGAGACTATCTGGCAAAACTGGCTTTTGACGGAGCCAAGAGACTTTATGGCGACCCTCTGACGGAAGAAGTCGAAGAACGAATGAAATTCGAGTTGTACATCATGAAAACAATGGGTTTCCCCGGCTACTTCTTGATTGTACAGGACTTTATCAATGCTGCGCGTAAGGAACTGGGCGTATCGGTTGGTCCGGGACGTGGCTCGGCTGCCGGTTCGGCGGTGGCTTATTGCTTGGGTATTACGAAGATAGACCCTATCCAGTATGATTTGCTGTTTGAGCGTTTCTTGAATCCGGACCGTATTTCCTTGCCTGATATCGATGTGGACTTTGATGATGACGGTCGTGGTGAGGTACTTCGTTGGGTGACGAATAAATATGGTCAGGAGAAGGTGGCACATATCATTACGTATGGCACCATGGCGACAAAAATGGCCATCAAGGATGTTGCGCGTGTGCAAAAGCTGCCTTTGACAGAATCCGATCGTTTGTGTAAATTGGTGCCTGATAAGATTCCGGATAAGAAATTGAATTTGCCGAATGCGATTGCTTATGTCCCTGAATTGCAAGCGGCAGAAGCGTCATCCGATCCGCTATTGCGGGATACGATTAAGTATGCCAAGATGCTCGAAGGTAACGTGCGTGGTACGGGTGTACATGCCTGTGGTACGATTATCTGTCGTGACGATATCACCGACTGGGTACCTGTCAGTACTGCCGATGATAAGGAAACGGGTGAAAAAATGCTTGTTACCCAATATGAGGGTTCGGTCATTGAAGATACCGGGTTGATAAAGATGGACTTCCTCGGTCTGAAAACCTTGTCTATCATCAAAGAGGCTGTTGAAAATATCCGTTTAAGTCGTAATATTGAAGTAGATGTCGATGCGATAGACATTTCCGATCCGGCTACTTATAAATTATACAGTGACGGACGTACGATTGGTACATTCCAGTTTGAATCTGCCGGTATGCAGAAGTACTTGCGTGAATTGCAACCTTCTACATTCGAAGATTTGATTGCCATGAATGCCCTCTATCGTCCGGGTCCGATGGATTATATACCTGATTTTATTGATCGTAAACATGGGCGCAAGCCGATTGAGTATGATATTCCGGTCATGGAAAAATACCTGAAGGATACGTATGGCATTACGGTCTATCAGGAACAGGTGATGCTTTTGTCGCGCTTATTGGCCGACTTTACCCGTGGTGAGTCCGATGCGCTTCGTAAAGCGATGGGTAAGAAGTTGCGTGACAAGCTGGATCACATGAAACCTAAATTTATTGAAGGCGGACGAAAGAACGGACATGACCCGAAAGTGCTTGAAAAGATTTGGACAGACTGGGAAAAATTCGCATCTTATGCTTTCAATAAGTCGCATGCTACTTGTTATTCGTGGGTAGCTTACCAGACGGCTTATCTGAAAGCGAACTATCCTTCCGAATACATGGCGGCTGTGATGAGCCGAAGTTTGTCGAACATTACCGATATCACGAAACTGATGGACGAATGTAAGGCAATGGGTATTCAGACACTGGGCCCGGATGTCAATGAGAGTAACTTGAAGTTTACCGTAAATCATGACGGTGATATCCGTTTTGGACTGGGGGCTGTTAAGGGGGTAGGTGAAGCCGCTGTCCAAAGCATTATGGAGGAACGTAGTAAGAATGGTCCTTTCCGGGGCATTTTTGACTTTGTGCAACGTGTCAACCTGAATGCCTGCAACAAGAAAAATATGGAGTGTCTGGCATTAGCCGGGGGATTCGATAGTTTCCCGGAATTGAAGCGGGAACAATATTTTGCTGTAAATTCCAAAGGGGAGGTATTTCTGGAAACATTGATGCGTTACGGCAACCGTTATCAGGCAGATAAGGCGGCCGCTGTCAATTCCCTGTTCGGTGGCGAAAACATTATCGATGTTGCAACTCCTGAAATACCCCAAGGAGTAGAACGTTGGAGTGATCTTGACCGCCTGAACCGTGAACGTGATTTGGTCGGTATCTATCTCTCCGCCCATCCGCTGGATGAATTTTCCATCGTATTGGAACATGTCTGCAATACACATATGGCGGATTTGGAAGATAAAGCCGCGCTTGTCGGTCGTGAGATAACGATGGGAGGAATTGTGACCGGTGTTCGTCGCGGAGTCAGCAAGAACGGAAATCCGTATGGCATCGCCAAGATCGAAGATTATTCGGGTTCTGCCGAGATACCATTCTGGGGAAATGACTGGGTAACCTATCAGGGATATCTCAATCAAGGAACGTTCTTGTATATCAAGGCTCGTTGCCAGGCCAGACAATGGCGGAAGGATGAATTGGAAATGAAAATCACCTCTATGGAGCTTCTTCCCGATGTGAAAGAAGATCTGGTG